TCATGACCGTGCTCCTTGCCGGCGCCAGGACCCTTACCGGCGCTCACAGGCCCAGATGTAGCGCCCACCCCTCGCGCTGATAATCTGGTCCTTCATGGAAGGACTTTTTCCAATCTGGAAAGAGTCCCGAGGAGGGCACGTGGACCAGCTCAGCGCCATGTCGGTGTTCCGGCGGGTGGTGGAGGCAGGCAGCTACTCGGGCGCCGCGCGGGCGCTGAACATCTCCGTGGCCAGCGCGAGCAAGCAGGTGGCGGCGCTGGAGGAGCGGCTGGGCGCGCGGCTGCTCCACCGCACCACGCGCCGGCTGGCGCTCACCGAGGCGGGCCGCGAGTACTACGCCCGCTGCGGCCGCATCCTCGACGAGGTGGCCGAGGCCGAGGCCCGCGTCGCCGAGCGCGAGGCCGCCGTGCGCGGCAACCTGCGCGTCACCGCGCCCTTCTCGTTCGGGCTTTTGCACATGAGCGCGCCGCTCACCGCCTACGCGCGCGCCTGGCCGGACGTGCGCGTGGAGCTGCTGCTGAATGACCGGATGGTGGACCTCGTGGAGGAGGGCTTCGACGTGGCGCTGCGGATGACGGCGCACCCCGCGGACACGTCGCTGGTGGCGGTGAAGCTCGCGCGGGCCCGCCGCGTGCTGTGCGCGGCGCCGGGCTACCTGAAGCGCGAGGGGCGGCCCCGCCGGCCGGCGGACCTCGCGAAGCACCGCTGCCTCATCAACCCGGGCACCTTCTCACCCACCACCTGGCTGCTGCGCGGGCCCGAGGGCCCCCTGGCCGTGGAGGTCCGCGCCACCCTCTCCGTCAACAGCAGCCTCTCCCTGCGCGACGCCGCGCTCGCGGAGCTGGGGCTGGTGCTGATGCCGGAGTTCGTCGTGGCGGAGGAGCTGCGCGACGGGCGCCTGGAGGCCCTGCTCACCACGTACGAGCCGGAGCCCCTGCACATCTACGCCCTGCATCCGCACGGCCGCTTCGTGCCCCGGCGCGTGCGACTCTTCGTGGACACGCTCCGCGCGCACTTCTCGGGCGCGGCGTGGCGGGCCCGCTGAGACGCGGGCGGGCCCGTCCACTACTGCTGGGGCGGGGGCGAGGGCGGAGGCGTGCCACCGTCCTGGGCCGTCTCGGGAATCATCCACTTCCCGCCCTGGATGAAGCCGTGGGCTTCGTTACCGCTCTGGTCCACGACGCGCCTGCCGCTGCCCTCGTTCATCGGCCAGTAGCCGGCCAGGCCCTCCTCGGAAGGGTCTGGGGGCTTCTTCATTCCCTCCTCGAGCTGCTCCTGGGTGCGGGCAACACTCCAGATGCGCACGTCCCGAATCCTGCCCTTGAAGAAGCGCTCGCCACCGCCCCCCTTGGCCCCGATGGCCCAGCGCGCGCTGAGGGGGTAGGCACCACCACCGGCCTGGTCCACTTCGGACATCAGCTCGCCATTGCGGTAGAGCTTCCACTTCTGACCGTCATAGACACCGGCCACGTGCACCCACCGGTTCAGGTCCTGCACGGGCAGGGTCATGTACGCGAAGGCATAGGGCTTTCCCGTCATGTACGAGCCGACCTGGTAGTACCTGCCGCTGACGCGCAGAGCGATTTCCTCGGATGCGTTGGTCGCGGTGTAGCCCCGGGCCACGATGTTCTGGACGGTGTCGGCGGACGTCGGCCGAATCCACGCCTCGAGGGTGATGGGCCCCGTGATTTCCAGCGCCAGGGGCTCGCCCAGGTCCACATAGGTGCTGGTCCCGTTGAACTCCAGCACCGGGGCCGGAGGCGGCGGCTGGGCCGGGGCCTCCGTCACCGGAGGGCCGGAGCCACCCGTGCCCGGCCCCTCCTCCTCGGCGGGTCCCCGGCGCGACACCAGCACGCCCACCAGCACCATGATGAGGACGGCCGCCGCGGCCGCCGCGGGAATCCACCAGGGAATCTTCTTCTTGGCGACGATGACCGGGGCCGGGACGCGGAACGACACCGGTGGGCCCTCGGCGAAGTGCTCGTCGGGGTTGGCCTGGTCGACCACCAGCAGGTGGAAGCCATGCTCGCCCCCGGCCTGGGACGCGGGGACGGCCGTCTTGACGGTGAAGACATGCGTGCCGTCCCGGGGGAAGTCCCGCTCCGTCTCATCCACGATGGAGAACCACCCCGGAGGAGTCGTCCCCTCGGGAACGATGACGGCCCTCCCCCGGACGGGGCGGCCGAGCGAGTTGGTGACGGTGAAGGCCACCTCCCCACGCCGGCTCGAATCCAGCCTCAGCGTGGGCGACGTGGTGGTGATGTCGAACGCCCGGGCCATGAAGCTCCTCCATTCACGAACGGTGGGACAGGTCCGCATGCCCCTTTCCCGGAACCTGGGCACCGCCCGCGTCACCTGGCATCGTCCAGGGATGGGCGTGGGCAGGCATACCGAGCCCCCGGCACTTCCACCTTCCCTCCCCCGGGTCTCACTCCAAGCGCCATGGGTGGACGCTCGCGCGCGAGCACGTCGCGGACATGGGGTGGCGGGCGTGCCGGGCGCGGGCCTGGCTGTCACGGTGGTGACGTGGGCGCGCCTGCCTGCGGCGGCGCGTCGGGCGTCCACTGCTCGAGGCCCTGGATGAAGCCGTGGGCCTCGTTGCCGCTGTGGTCCTGGACGTTGTTGCCCTGTCCCTCGTCGAGGGGCCAGTAACCGGCCAGGCCCTTCGCGTTCTCGTCCGGAGGATGGCTCATTCCCTCGCGGAGCTGCTCCGGGGTGCGGGCGACACGCCAGATGCGCACGTCCCGGATGTTGCCCTTGAAGAAGCGCTCGCCACCACTGCCCTTGGCGCCGATGGCCCAGCGGGCGTCGAGGGGGAAGACACCGCCCCCGGGATGGGAAGCCTCGGCTAGCAGCTCGCCATTGCGGTAGAGCCTCCACTTGTCACCGTCATGGACGGCGGCGAGGTGCACCCACTGGTCCAGGTCCTGCGCGGGTATGGACGCAAGCGCGAAACCGGAGCCCTTTCCATCCATGTTCGATCTGGCCTGATAGTAGCCCGACACGATGCCCAGGACGACGCCCCCTCCGTTGGGACTCGGGACGTAGCCCAGGGACACGATGTTCTGGAGTCCCTCGGAGCTCGTCGGACGAATCCACGCCTCGAGGGTGATGGGACCGGTGACTTCCAGTGCCGGAGGCTCGCCCAGGTCCACGTAGGTCGAGCTCCCGTCGAAGGCGAGCACCATGGCCTGGGGTTGCGCCTGCTGGCCGGAGCCTCCCGTGCCCTCGTCCTGGCCCCGGCGCGCCAGCAGCACGCCCACCAGCACCATGATGAGGACAGCCGCCGCGGCCGAAGCGGGAATCCACCAGGGGAAGCGCCTCCGGGCGATGACGCTCGGGGCAGTCACCTTGAATGCCACCAGCGGACCGTCCGCGAAGTGCTCGTCGGGATTGGCCTGGTCGACGACGAGCAGGCGGAAGGCATGCTCGCCCACGGCCTGTGAGGGCGGGACGGCCACCCTGACGTGGAAGACGTGGGTGCCGTCCCGGGGGAAGTCCCGCTCGGCCTCGCCCGCGAGCGAGAACCACTCTGGAGGCGTCGCCCCCTCGGGAACGACGGTGGCCCTGCCCTGGACGGGCTGGCCGAGCGAGTTGGTGACGGTGAAGCCCACCTCCCCGCGCCGGCTTCCGTCCAGCTTCAGCATGGGCGACGGGGTGGTGATGTCGAACGCCCGGGCCATGAAGCACCTCCATTCACGAATGGCGCCTCACCGGAAGCTGGCCACCCCCGCCAGCAGTCGCACTGTCCACCCGACAGGGACAGGCCCACCGAGCCCCCGGCGCCTCCGCCCTCCCTCCCCCGCGTCGGACCCGTCCTGGCGAGCCGCGCCCTCTTCAGGGCGTGTCCATGGCCGTCGGCTCCGCCTTCCAGCGCTCCAGCTGCTCCTTCGAGGGGAAGCCCGTCACGCGGTAGCGCTCCGGATACAGGCCCAGCTCGGGCATGAGCAGCAGGCCGGCATCGCGCACGACCAGGTCCCAGCGGACGACGGCCACCGGAGGCGCCTTGGGGCCGAGCTTCTCGTCCATGAAGAGCAGGATGTCCGCGCGCGGCAGCAGCGTGTCGATGCCGCTGACCCAGACCGCCTGGCCGAACGAGCGGCCATGCTCATCCTGCTCCGGGATGTAGCCCGCGACGAAGAGGTCCGTGCCCTCCCGCTCATGCTGCTGGTCGAGCCGCTCGGCCTGCTCCGCGTAGTCGCGCGCCAGGCTCGACACCGCGAGCCGCTGGAGGAGGCTCCGCGCGGGATGACCGGCATCGGGGAGGAAGGGCTTCCAGCCCTCGGCGGTGAGGCGCAGGGCGCGTCCGTCCACCGGGCGCGGTGCCTGCATCGCGAGCTGCGCCACCTCCGCCACCTTGCGCAGGCCCTCCGCGTCCTTCGAGCCGGTGAGCAGCAGCGTGTCCCGGTTGGGGACCAGGGCCACGGGCTCGCCGCGCACCTCGCAGCGGCGCACCACCTCCGCCAGCAGCAGCCGCGAGGCGCCATAGCTGTCATTCGTGGAGAGCGCGCAGGCGCCCGGGGCCACCGGGGTCATCGGCTCCACGCCGAGCCGCCGCAGGTTCGCCAGGGCGTCGGCGTAGGCCCTGTCGAACGTGACGCCCCAGCGCACCAGGTCCTCCGGAGGGACGTAGCGCATGGCGTCCGGAGTGTCCTGGACGAGCGCCACGGCCAGCACCTCGCCCAGCGGGCGCCACGACACGGGGCCCTTGCCGCCCAGGGGGCCGCCGGTGTGCGCGGTGAGCAGCTCGAAGCTGGCGCGGGGGCGCACCACGAGCATCAGGTCCGGACGCGCCTGTTCGTAGGTCTCCGGCGCGTCGACGGGCAGGTTCGCCTTCGTCAGGCGCGCGAGCACCTCGCCGCGACGCTCGGGCGGGGTGGCCTGGTACTCGCGGTAGAAGTTGGTGAGGAAGATGACCATGCCCGCGCCGCCGTCCGGGCCCTGCGTCTGGATGCGGAAGTGCTCCGGCTCGTAGCGACCCTCGCCGGGAAAGCCCGCGGCGCGGAGCGCCTCCAGGGCCTGCTGGGCGAAGGCGGCGCGCTCCCGCTCCTCGGCTTGCGCTTCTTCGTCCTCGGAAGGCGGCTCCGCCGCGCTCGTGGTGGAGGTGGCGGGGGCGCCCTCCTGCGCGGTCGCGTCATCACGTCCGCTGGTGAGGACCAGCCCGACGACGAACACTCCAGCCAGGACCCCGAAGAGGGCCGCCTTTGACAGCGTGTGACGTGACATGTCCGGGCTCCATCCCGTGCGCGAACCCGGGCAGACCGCACCGGTTCGGGGTGGATGCTACCGCACGACCTGCCCACGAAGCCGGTGCACTGGCAGTGCGCGCAGAGGGCACTTCCGACTTACAGTCCCTCGAGCTTCGTCACCCAGGCATTGAAGCGAGGACAGACTGCCCGAAGACTCGCGAGCCCGGTCGACTCGACCACGAGCGGCCCATGCAAGGTCTTCCTGTAGCTGGGAACCCTGGCCAGGAGCCGCTTGGAAGGCGCTGTCTCGGGGCCATCGTTCACGTCCTCGGGCGCCAGCGCCGCGACCTCGGAGCGGAGCTGCGCGAGCCCCGCCACGTCCGCCCCCGCGTCAAGGAGCAGGGCCAGCGCATGCAGCCCGGCCAGCACCAGCGCCTCAAACTCGTGCCGCTGGGTATAGGGGATGAAGCGATGGTCATTGAACTGCTTGGACATCACCGTCTCCACCTCGGACGCCCGTTGACGGGTATCCGCGATCTTGGAGAGCGCGTCGAGCTGGGGAAAGTCCCTGGGCAGCCCATAGAGGTCAATCAGCGTGGTGAAGGCCACGTCGGGCCCTGGGTTGTCACCCATGATGCGCCTCAAGTCCTTGACCCAGTTCCGCCACGGGCCCCCGCCCTTGTTCAGCTTGGCGCCGGTGAGCGCGTCGCGGCGGTTCGTCACGATGATGGGGAACGTGAAGATGGAGCGCTCCTGCAGGTGCGGAGCGAGGACGCCTTTCACGAACCCTTCCTCGGTCGGCCCTTCCACCACGACAAAGAGACGCTTCACGGGCGCCCCCCCAGGACGTTCTTGTCGTAGAGCTCGGACAGGCTGTAGTCCTCGAGCCAGCCCGCGAGCTGACCCGGGTCCAGCCGCCGGAAGGTGGTGGCCCCCTCCGCTCGCTCCGTGACGACCACCTCCTGGGGCTCGAAGAGGTCCAGCAGCGCGGGCGACTGGGTCGCCAGCAGGACCTGCGCGTGGGTGCTGACGGAGCGGACTAGACTGGCGAGGATGCCGAGCGCCGCGGGATGGAGCCCGAGCTCCGGCTCATCGATGCTGAGGAACGCGGGCAGCGACTCCACGGGCTGACCGAGCGCGGTGAACAGCGCGATGCAGCGCAGCGTTCCGTCAGAGAGGTGGTGCGGGCCGAAGAGCTGGTCCCGTTCGTCTATCCAGTCCAGCCGCACGCTCGAGGTCTCCGGATGCGCCGGGTCGACCAGCGTCGGCTGGAGCGCCTTGATGAAGGGCGCCACACGCCTGACGAGCTGGCTGATGCGACGCCACGACGCCTGCTTTGCGGGCTCTTCACTCGTCGAGAGCGCTCGGAGGTAGGCGGCCAGGTTGCTTCCATCGGACCGCAGGAACCGCACGTCCTCCTGGCGTGAGTTCTGGCGCAGCGGAGCCGCGAAGGAGGTGTCGTGGAAGTGAAAGAAGTTCGTCCTCGACAGCCACCACCGCACGACCTTCGCCGTCGGGTTGCCCTGCTCGCCCGCCGCCTCTTCCAGCATCGACTCCTTGTGTCCCGCCCCCAACGACGTGACCTTGAACTCGGCGCTCCCAGAGGGCCGGTACTCCACGGTCTCGTCCAGGTAGAGCAGCGTATCTCCTGCCGCATAGCCCAGCCGGGTGCTGTAGGCGTTCGCGCCCGTCTGCTGCTCGAACTCCAGCCGGATGCCGATCTCCCGCGTTAGCTTGGGCCCGTAGTGCAGAAGCGCGGACGCTCCGCCGGCCTCACCGACGTACCGGCGGAGCGACTGCGTCCGCATCAGCGCAATCATCCTCAACAGGGAGAGCAGGTTCGATTTGCCCGCCCCGTTGGCGCCGATGAGCACCGTCACGCGGCCTGGCCTCAGCTCGACGCTCCGGAGCGACCTGTACCCTTCGACCTGGATGCGCGTGATGGCTTTGTTCTCAGGGGACATGGGTCGCTCTCCTCCCGCCTTGGCGCGCGGCAAGGTACCCGGCTCCCCCTGGCCCGACAAGGAACGCTCCGCACCGTTCACTGCCAACAGACGAGCAAGCGCGCCGTGCGCGAAGGTGTTAGACGAAGCGGCGCCATGTCCGCCCCCACTCCCGCCCTCGAGCTGCAGGGACTCTCCAAGCGCTACGGCAACTTCACCGCGCTGCACTCCATGGACCTCACCATCCGTCCGGGAGAAATCTTCGCGCTGCTCGGCCCCAACGGCGCCGGCAAGACGACGATGATTGGCAGCGTGTGCGGCCTGGTGAAGAAGACGGCCGGCAC
This DNA window, taken from Pyxidicoccus xibeiensis, encodes the following:
- a CDS encoding LysR family transcriptional regulator yields the protein MDQLSAMSVFRRVVEAGSYSGAARALNISVASASKQVAALEERLGARLLHRTTRRLALTEAGREYYARCGRILDEVAEAEARVAEREAAVRGNLRVTAPFSFGLLHMSAPLTAYARAWPDVRVELLLNDRMVDLVEEGFDVALRMTAHPADTSLVAVKLARARRVLCAAPGYLKREGRPRRPADLAKHRCLINPGTFSPTTWLLRGPEGPLAVEVRATLSVNSSLSLRDAALAELGLVLMPEFVVAEELRDGRLEALLTTYEPEPLHIYALHPHGRFVPRRVRLFVDTLRAHFSGAAWRAR
- a CDS encoding LamG domain-containing protein — protein: MARAFDITTTSPTLRLDSSRRGEVAFTVTNSLGRPVRGRAVIVPEGTTPPGWFSIVDETERDFPRDGTHVFTVKTAVPASQAGGEHGFHLLVVDQANPDEHFAEGPPVSFRVPAPVIVAKKKIPWWIPAAAAAAVLIMVLVGVLVSRRGPAEEEGPGTGGSGPPVTEAPAQPPPPAPVLEFNGTSTYVDLGEPLALEITGPITLEAWIRPTSADTVQNIVARGYTATNASEEIALRVSGRYYQVGSYMTGKPYAFAYMTLPVQDLNRWVHVAGVYDGQKWKLYRNGELMSEVDQAGGGAYPLSARWAIGAKGGGGERFFKGRIRDVRIWSVARTQEQLEEGMKKPPDPSEEGLAGYWPMNEGSGRRVVDQSGNEAHGFIQGGKWMIPETAQDGGTPPPSPPPQQ
- a CDS encoding LamG domain-containing protein, which translates into the protein MARAFDITTPSPMLKLDGSRRGEVGFTVTNSLGQPVQGRATVVPEGATPPEWFSLAGEAERDFPRDGTHVFHVRVAVPPSQAVGEHAFRLLVVDQANPDEHFADGPLVAFKVTAPSVIARRRFPWWIPASAAAAVLIMVLVGVLLARRGQDEGTGGSGQQAQPQAMVLAFDGSSTYVDLGEPPALEVTGPITLEAWIRPTSSEGLQNIVSLGYVPSPNGGGVVLGIVSGYYQARSNMDGKGSGFALASIPAQDLDQWVHLAAVHDGDKWRLYRNGELLAEASHPGGGVFPLDARWAIGAKGSGGERFFKGNIRDVRIWRVARTPEQLREGMSHPPDENAKGLAGYWPLDEGQGNNVQDHSGNEAHGFIQGLEQWTPDAPPQAGAPTSPP
- a CDS encoding DUF4276 family protein, which translates into the protein MKRLFVVVEGPTEEGFVKGVLAPHLQERSIFTFPIIVTNRRDALTGAKLNKGGGPWRNWVKDLRRIMGDNPGPDVAFTTLIDLYGLPRDFPQLDALSKIADTRQRASEVETVMSKQFNDHRFIPYTQRHEFEALVLAGLHALALLLDAGADVAGLAQLRSEVAALAPEDVNDGPETAPSKRLLARVPSYRKTLHGPLVVESTGLASLRAVCPRFNAWVTKLEGL
- a CDS encoding AAA family ATPase, which translates into the protein MSPENKAITRIQVEGYRSLRSVELRPGRVTVLIGANGAGKSNLLSLLRMIALMRTQSLRRYVGEAGGASALLHYGPKLTREIGIRLEFEQQTGANAYSTRLGYAAGDTLLYLDETVEYRPSGSAEFKVTSLGAGHKESMLEEAAGEQGNPTAKVVRWWLSRTNFFHFHDTSFAAPLRQNSRQEDVRFLRSDGSNLAAYLRALSTSEEPAKQASWRRISQLVRRVAPFIKALQPTLVDPAHPETSSVRLDWIDERDQLFGPHHLSDGTLRCIALFTALGQPVESLPAFLSIDEPELGLHPAALGILASLVRSVSTHAQVLLATQSPALLDLFEPQEVVVTERAEGATTFRRLDPGQLAGWLEDYSLSELYDKNVLGGRP